From Marivirga harenae, one genomic window encodes:
- a CDS encoding 4-hydroxy-3-methylbut-2-enyl diphosphate reductase — MMNLNVKIDNSSGFCFGVVYAIEMAEDMLDEQGYLYCLGDIVHNDEEVKRLEAKGLKIIDREALKDLHGEKVLIRAHGEPPSTYKLAIENNLTLVDASCPVVLKLQNRIKNSFDKKEQIYIYGKHGHAEVEGLLGQTNQEAVVFQDINELDIDSLPREMTLYSQTTKSTDNFYKIKETLTEAGISVNANDTICRQVSNRDKELRSFAGEFDKVVFVSGTKSSNGKVLYNVCKDKNPNTYFISNITELDKDWFSENDSVGICGATSTPMWLMEQVRDELSKL; from the coding sequence ATGATGAACCTAAACGTTAAAATCGATAATAGCTCAGGATTCTGTTTTGGTGTAGTTTATGCCATCGAAATGGCTGAAGATATGCTCGATGAGCAGGGTTACCTATATTGCTTGGGCGATATCGTGCATAATGATGAAGAAGTAAAAAGACTGGAAGCTAAGGGTCTTAAAATTATAGATCGTGAAGCTTTAAAAGATTTACACGGTGAAAAGGTGTTGATTAGAGCTCATGGTGAACCTCCATCGACTTATAAATTAGCTATTGAAAATAACCTGACTTTGGTGGATGCTTCATGTCCGGTTGTTTTGAAATTGCAAAATAGGATAAAAAACTCATTTGATAAAAAGGAGCAAATTTATATTTACGGAAAGCATGGCCATGCGGAGGTAGAAGGTCTTTTGGGTCAAACAAACCAAGAGGCTGTTGTTTTTCAAGATATAAATGAATTAGATATTGACAGCCTGCCAAGGGAAATGACTTTATACAGTCAAACCACTAAAAGCACAGACAATTTTTACAAAATTAAAGAAACTTTAACCGAAGCGGGTATCAGTGTAAATGCTAATGATACGATTTGCCGTCAGGTTTCTAATAGAGATAAAGAATTAAGATCTTTTGCTGGAGAATTTGATAAAGTTGTCTTTGTTTCGGGAACCAAATCATCCAACGGAAAGGTTTTGTATAATGTGTGTAAGGACAAAAATCCTAACACTTATTTCATCTCCAATATTACTGAATTAGATAAGGACTGGTTTTCAGAGAATGATTCAGTTGGTATTTGCGGAGCTACTTCCACTCCTATGTGGTTAATGGAACAAGTTCGAGATGAATTATCAAAATTATAA
- a CDS encoding sterol desaturase family protein, which yields MLEVLTILFYAFLVVGTFFFMEAVAWFTHKYIMHGFLWTWHKSHHKVHNHKLERNDLFAVVFSVPSAGLIMAGIEFPQLRWLLFVGIGVACYGVFYVLFHDILVHRRVKLKFKAENSYLKRMMRAHYIHHEVHTKEGAEAFGFLYAPKKYEPKEQKSKA from the coding sequence ATGTTAGAAGTATTAACTATTTTATTTTATGCCTTCTTGGTAGTAGGAACTTTCTTCTTTATGGAAGCAGTAGCTTGGTTTACTCATAAATATATCATGCACGGATTTTTGTGGACGTGGCATAAGTCTCACCATAAAGTTCATAATCATAAATTGGAAAGAAACGATTTGTTTGCGGTCGTTTTTAGCGTCCCTTCAGCAGGGCTCATTATGGCAGGAATTGAATTTCCACAGCTAAGATGGCTCTTATTTGTAGGAATTGGAGTAGCTTGTTATGGTGTTTTTTATGTCTTATTTCATGATATTTTGGTCCACAGAAGAGTTAAACTAAAATTTAAAGCTGAAAATTCATATCTTAAAAGAATGATGCGAGCCCATTACATCCATCATGAAGTGCACACGAAGGAAGGAGCCGAAGCTTTTGGCTTTCTCTACGCCCCTAAAAAATATGAGCCTAAAGAACAGAAAAGTAAGGCTTGA